A single Anatilimnocola floriformis DNA region contains:
- a CDS encoding RNA polymerase sigma factor, producing the protein MLAGKHLTGKPQPVNPPSPLNPEQVAALYLQHSEELRCFLVGLLRDPQLAADVLQATFVKAVQRGGDTQEETRKAWLFRVAYHEAMAIRRRDKVGDKIVKRIAEDAGPDGGSGRSETEDSLVRHESVEQVREALEQLPADQRQIVRMRIYEEKTFAVISQELQIPLGTALGRMRSALIKLRARLSDTQLDKNSTDGNEPR; encoded by the coding sequence ATGCTGGCTGGCAAGCATCTTACTGGAAAGCCGCAACCCGTGAACCCGCCCTCCCCACTCAACCCCGAGCAGGTCGCTGCGCTGTATCTCCAGCACAGCGAAGAGCTTCGGTGTTTTTTGGTGGGCCTGCTGCGGGATCCACAGTTGGCGGCCGACGTCCTCCAAGCGACCTTTGTCAAAGCGGTCCAGCGAGGTGGCGATACCCAGGAAGAAACCCGCAAGGCGTGGCTCTTCCGGGTGGCTTATCACGAAGCCATGGCCATCCGCCGCCGGGACAAGGTGGGGGACAAGATCGTCAAGCGAATCGCCGAGGACGCTGGTCCCGATGGCGGTTCGGGGCGAAGCGAGACAGAAGATTCACTCGTCCGGCACGAGTCGGTCGAACAGGTTCGCGAGGCACTCGAGCAGTTGCCCGCGGACCAGCGACAAATTGTACGGATGAGAATTTACGAAGAGAAAACGTTCGCGGTGATTTCGCAAGAGCTGCAGATTCCGCTAGGCACAGCTTTGGGAAGAATGCGGTCGGCGCTCATCAAGTTGCGAGCGCGATTGAGTGACACTCAGCTGGATAAGAATAGTACGGACGGGAATGAGCCGAGGTAG
- a CDS encoding ABC transporter permease yields the protein MLLGPIFSRELALTPRRWQHYVYRVLYPAALAVLMSTAWFIVVGTQEIRNTGDMARFGSILLQVLAPLQLAVMTFLAALACVSSIAQEKDRKTMVLLLLTRLSDHEVVLGKLVSSLLPVFSMLLASFPIVGLITLFGGASWPQILVMYAIAFAAIFAAGSLGTLFALWREKTFQALTMTAIVISLWVGLWEAAALVAGETQVVSGTTISEITTAVSPFRATWSTLVNPSVTGVLPQQLLFVAVALGISLVLNAISTLRLRAWNTGRDAMPRNENAEDEAKTEEQARAGHVDARVRKVDQNSRPVWDNPVLWREMCTWAYGRKVLVMRVAYVLLFAAAAAGMWFTPRQVHGAEQAIVPSAARTLAPFLVVSLVIVNALAVTSITNERDGGALDLLLVTDLTPKEFVFGKLGGVAYVAKEMIALPIVLAILAFALGDMTFINLAMLLLGLGVMNVFVIMLGLHCGLHYANSRHAIGVSMGNVFFLCLGVVTLMLLMISFSGKFQGQIGPFLAFIVGGGVGIFVSLGIRNPSSAIGVTATVLPFATFFAVTSFLIGHWSDVFLVTCGAYGFAIAAMLIPAISGFDVALGRSRGANEE from the coding sequence GTGCTCCTCGGTCCGATCTTCTCCCGCGAACTTGCCCTCACGCCTCGGCGGTGGCAGCACTACGTTTATCGCGTGCTCTACCCCGCCGCGCTCGCAGTGCTGATGTCGACGGCTTGGTTCATCGTGGTTGGCACGCAAGAGATTCGCAACACCGGCGACATGGCCCGCTTCGGCAGCATCTTGTTGCAGGTCCTCGCGCCGCTGCAACTCGCCGTGATGACGTTCCTCGCCGCGCTGGCTTGCGTCAGCAGCATCGCGCAGGAAAAAGATCGTAAGACGATGGTGCTGCTCCTCCTCACGCGCCTCTCCGATCACGAAGTGGTCCTCGGCAAACTCGTGAGTAGTTTGCTGCCGGTCTTTTCGATGCTGCTCGCCTCGTTTCCGATCGTGGGACTCATCACGCTCTTCGGCGGCGCATCGTGGCCACAGATTCTGGTGATGTATGCGATCGCCTTTGCGGCGATCTTCGCGGCGGGAAGTCTTGGCACGCTGTTCGCGCTCTGGCGGGAGAAAACTTTTCAAGCGCTGACGATGACGGCGATTGTGATCAGCCTGTGGGTCGGATTGTGGGAAGCCGCGGCGCTGGTGGCAGGTGAAACTCAAGTTGTCAGCGGAACGACCATCAGCGAAATCACGACTGCAGTCAGTCCGTTTCGCGCGACTTGGTCGACGCTCGTAAATCCTTCGGTCACCGGAGTGTTGCCGCAGCAACTTCTCTTCGTTGCCGTGGCGCTTGGCATTTCACTGGTGCTCAATGCCATTTCGACGTTGCGTCTGCGGGCCTGGAACACGGGCCGCGATGCAATGCCGCGGAATGAAAACGCCGAGGACGAAGCTAAGACCGAAGAGCAAGCCCGCGCGGGACACGTCGATGCTCGCGTGCGCAAGGTCGATCAAAACAGCCGGCCGGTGTGGGACAATCCGGTGCTGTGGCGGGAAATGTGCACTTGGGCCTACGGCCGAAAAGTGCTGGTCATGCGCGTCGCGTATGTCCTGCTCTTCGCCGCTGCCGCGGCGGGCATGTGGTTTACTCCGCGGCAAGTTCATGGCGCGGAGCAGGCCATCGTACCGTCCGCTGCCCGCACACTCGCGCCGTTTCTCGTCGTGAGCCTCGTGATCGTCAATGCACTCGCAGTCACCTCGATCACCAACGAGCGCGACGGCGGTGCGCTCGACTTGCTACTGGTCACCGATCTCACGCCGAAGGAATTTGTCTTCGGCAAACTCGGCGGCGTGGCTTACGTTGCCAAGGAAATGATCGCGTTGCCGATTGTGCTGGCGATTCTCGCCTTCGCCCTCGGCGATATGACCTTCATCAACCTCGCGATGCTGTTGCTCGGCTTGGGGGTGATGAATGTTTTCGTCATCATGCTCGGTCTGCACTGCGGCTTGCATTACGCCAACTCGCGGCATGCGATTGGCGTGAGCATGGGGAATGTCTTTTTCCTCTGCCTCGGTGTCGTCACGCTTATGCTGCTGATGATTTCGTTCAGCGGCAAATTCCAAGGCCAGATCGGCCCGTTCCTGGCCTTCATCGTCGGCGGTGGCGTGGGGATCTTCGTGTCACTCGGCATTCGCAATCCGTCGTCGGCCATCGGCGTCACGGCAACGGTGTTGCCCTTCGCCACGTTCTTTGCCGTGACATCGTTCCTCATCGGTCACTGGTCAGATGTCTTCCTGGTCACTTGCGGCGCTTATGGCTTCGCGATCGCCGCCATGCTCATCCCCGCGATCAGCGGCTTCGATGTCGCGCTTGGGCGCTCACGCGGTGCGAACGAGGAATAG
- a CDS encoding YciI family protein, which translates to MKYMLLCYHEEKSFAEIGQDAIDRAIQESVESMQKLHAKGQYILSSPLPPVSAATSVRVREGQQFVTDGPFAETREVLGGFYLIDVDNLDEAIAVAAQQPGARFGTIEIRPLLEISNLPNTKPCGQSGAANCHLFLVRTA; encoded by the coding sequence ATGAAATACATGCTGCTTTGCTACCACGAAGAGAAGTCGTTCGCCGAGATCGGGCAGGATGCGATTGATCGGGCGATACAGGAATCGGTCGAATCGATGCAAAAACTGCACGCCAAAGGGCAGTACATCCTTTCCTCGCCACTTCCGCCGGTCTCGGCGGCCACCAGCGTGCGAGTTCGTGAGGGCCAGCAGTTCGTTACGGATGGGCCGTTTGCGGAGACGAGAGAAGTGCTCGGCGGCTTTTATTTAATCGACGTCGATAACCTGGACGAAGCCATCGCCGTCGCTGCGCAGCAACCGGGGGCCAGATTCGGCACGATTGAGATTCGGCCGTTACTGGAAATATCGAACTTGCCGAACACGAAACCCTGCGGCCAATCCGGCGCGGCAAACTGCCACCTATTCCTCGTTCGCACCGCGTGA
- a CDS encoding bifunctional glycosyltransferase/class I SAM-dependent methyltransferase yields MTVEVDFEPTFQIGHKATTQLKKLSVLIPVYNERYTLRRLVERVLKAPVDLDLEIIAVDDGSQDGSWDILSDLADWDSRVIAIRHERNRGKGAAIRTAISQMTGDVVIFQDADLEYDPREYPRLLEPILSGQADAVYGSRFSGETRRVLFFWHSLANWLLTGLSNAVNDLNLTDMETCYKVVRADTLKNLRLSCNSFDIEPELTARLAQWGGPIFEVPISYSGRTYAEGKKIKARDGISAVWEILRSGLWDRKFTNHSGFYILTSVAKANKYNKWILKKAAPYLGERLLEAGAGIGNISNLLLQREHLTLIDYEPLYVARLQQRFGHLDHVRIEPADLTSDDFADDFAGDSLDTIFSSNVLEHIRDDQHVLDQFHETLEPGGHCVIVVPACQGLFTGVDAALGHYRRYSQQELREKMEAAGFEVVHTEQFNKLGSLGWLFSGRVLRRRDIRPGQMIWFDRLLPLAKILDWILPVPGMSLLMVGKKK; encoded by the coding sequence ATGACTGTGGAAGTTGATTTTGAGCCAACCTTCCAGATCGGCCACAAAGCGACCACCCAGCTGAAGAAGCTGTCGGTCCTGATTCCGGTATACAACGAGCGATACACGCTGCGCCGCCTGGTCGAGCGCGTGCTCAAGGCGCCCGTTGATCTGGATTTGGAAATCATTGCCGTTGATGACGGTTCGCAGGATGGCTCGTGGGACATACTTAGCGATCTGGCCGATTGGGACTCGCGAGTGATCGCCATCCGGCATGAGCGCAATCGCGGCAAAGGCGCCGCGATCCGCACTGCAATTTCGCAGATGACCGGGGACGTGGTTATCTTTCAAGATGCCGACCTCGAATATGACCCGCGCGAATATCCGCGGTTGCTGGAACCAATTTTGTCGGGCCAGGCCGACGCCGTGTACGGGTCGCGGTTCAGTGGCGAGACCCGTCGCGTGCTGTTCTTCTGGCACAGTCTGGCCAACTGGTTGCTCACGGGACTATCGAACGCGGTGAACGATCTGAACCTGACCGATATGGAAACCTGTTATAAGGTTGTCCGCGCAGACACGTTAAAAAACCTCCGTCTCTCGTGTAACTCGTTTGATATCGAACCCGAGTTGACCGCGCGACTGGCCCAATGGGGCGGCCCCATTTTCGAAGTTCCCATCAGTTATTCGGGACGAACCTACGCCGAGGGGAAGAAGATCAAAGCGCGGGATGGAATCAGCGCAGTCTGGGAAATTCTGCGGTCGGGATTGTGGGACCGTAAGTTTACGAACCATAGCGGCTTCTACATTCTGACCTCGGTCGCCAAGGCCAATAAATACAACAAGTGGATTCTGAAAAAAGCCGCGCCCTACCTGGGCGAACGCCTGCTCGAAGCCGGCGCGGGTATCGGCAACATCAGCAATCTGCTCCTGCAGCGAGAACATCTGACGCTCATCGACTACGAGCCGCTGTACGTCGCCCGGCTGCAACAGCGTTTTGGACATCTGGACCACGTGCGCATCGAGCCGGCTGATCTCACGAGCGACGACTTCGCCGATGATTTTGCCGGGGACTCGCTCGACACGATCTTTAGTTCGAACGTGCTAGAGCATATTCGTGACGATCAACACGTCCTCGACCAGTTTCACGAAACACTGGAGCCAGGCGGCCATTGCGTGATTGTGGTACCGGCCTGCCAGGGGCTTTTTACCGGTGTGGATGCTGCACTCGGTCATTATCGCCGCTATTCCCAGCAGGAACTTCGAGAGAAGATGGAAGCGGCCGGTTTCGAAGTCGTGCACACGGAGCAGTTCAATAAACTCGGCTCGCTCGGCTGGCTGTTTTCTGGAAGAGTGTTGCGCCGCCGGGACATTCGGCCCGGGCAGATGATTTGGTTTGATCGTCTGCTTCCGCTCGCCAAAATACTGGACTGGATTCTGCCGGTTCCAGGGATGTCTCTGCTGATGGTCGGGAAGAAAAAATAG
- the trpA gene encoding tryptophan synthase subunit alpha, with translation MTNIDTLFAQLATSKKKALMPFVTAGDPDLQFTAEVIRELDRRGCTMCEVGIPYSDPIADGPVIQASYTRALEHKIKVKEILAMLAKVSGEVKMPLVTMISFAIIHRYGLERFVQDAKAAGVSGAIVPDLLVEEAEKFSAICKAADFNLIQLVTPTTPRERAIRIANSSSGFLYYVSIAGITGERTQLPADLVDNVSWLKSQTKLPICIGFGISQPEHVNLLKPVADGLIVGSAIVRRVAEAATRDRAEVLKDVGQYVTSLLSALE, from the coding sequence ATGACCAACATCGATACTCTCTTCGCTCAACTCGCCACTTCCAAGAAGAAGGCCCTCATGCCGTTTGTGACGGCGGGGGATCCCGATCTGCAATTCACTGCCGAAGTGATTCGCGAGCTCGATCGCCGCGGCTGCACGATGTGCGAAGTGGGCATTCCCTATAGCGACCCGATCGCCGATGGCCCAGTGATTCAGGCGTCTTACACGCGGGCGCTTGAGCACAAGATCAAGGTCAAAGAGATCCTGGCCATGCTCGCCAAGGTCAGCGGCGAGGTGAAGATGCCGCTGGTCACGATGATCAGTTTTGCAATCATCCACCGTTACGGTTTGGAACGTTTTGTTCAAGATGCGAAAGCTGCCGGCGTGAGCGGCGCCATCGTGCCGGACTTGCTGGTCGAAGAAGCCGAAAAATTTTCGGCCATCTGCAAGGCAGCCGATTTCAATCTGATTCAGCTCGTCACACCCACCACGCCGCGCGAACGGGCCATTCGCATTGCCAATTCCAGCAGCGGGTTTCTTTATTACGTGTCGATCGCCGGCATCACTGGCGAACGAACGCAGCTCCCCGCCGATCTGGTTGACAACGTCAGCTGGCTCAAATCGCAGACCAAACTGCCGATCTGCATCGGCTTCGGCATTAGTCAGCCGGAGCATGTGAACCTCCTGAAGCCCGTCGCCGATGGCTTGATCGTGGGCTCGGCAATCGTCCGCCGCGTGGCCGAAGCGGCTACGCGTGATCGCGCCGAGGTTCTCAAAGACGTTGGCCAATACGTGACTTCTCTCTTGTCCGCGCTAGAATAA
- the trpB gene encoding tryptophan synthase subunit beta gives MSNASASQSVPDAAGRFGSFGGRYVPETLTRALDELTAEYAKAQQDPQFQAELDDLFQNFVGRPSPLYFARRLTERCGGAQIWLKREDLNHTGAHKINNTLGQALLTLRMKKKRVIAETGAGQHGVATATACAHFGIPCVVYMGEEDIRRQAPNVNSMKLLGAEVRPVTSGSRTLRDAINEAMRDWMSSVETTHYILGSVVGPHPFPRIVRDFQSVIGRETRAQSLTRIGRLPDCVVACVGGGSNAAGMFYPFVGDTSVKLIGVEAGGRSSRPGDHASPLSYGTPGILHGSFSYVMQDEDGQTCDVHSISAGLDYPGVGPEHSYWKDAGRVSYTACEDDDALRGFDALAQCEGILPALESSHAVAHAMKVAATMKKEQTLVVCLSGRGDKDAAEITRLRG, from the coding sequence ATGAGCAATGCTTCTGCTTCGCAATCCGTCCCCGATGCTGCCGGGCGGTTTGGTTCGTTTGGCGGCCGGTATGTGCCCGAGACGCTGACCCGCGCGCTCGATGAGTTGACGGCCGAATATGCCAAGGCCCAGCAGGATCCGCAGTTCCAAGCCGAACTCGACGACCTGTTTCAGAACTTCGTCGGCCGGCCTTCGCCGCTGTATTTCGCCCGACGGCTGACGGAACGTTGCGGCGGAGCTCAGATCTGGCTGAAACGCGAAGACCTGAACCACACCGGCGCGCACAAGATCAACAACACCCTCGGCCAAGCCCTGCTCACGCTGCGAATGAAGAAGAAGCGGGTGATCGCCGAAACGGGCGCCGGCCAGCACGGCGTGGCCACGGCAACCGCGTGTGCACACTTCGGCATTCCCTGCGTTGTGTACATGGGCGAAGAAGACATTCGCCGCCAGGCTCCGAATGTGAACAGCATGAAGCTGCTCGGCGCAGAGGTGCGGCCCGTGACGAGCGGCTCGCGGACGCTCCGTGATGCGATCAACGAAGCCATGCGCGACTGGATGTCGTCGGTCGAAACGACTCATTACATCCTTGGTTCCGTCGTCGGCCCGCATCCTTTCCCTCGGATCGTCCGTGACTTCCAATCTGTCATCGGCCGTGAGACGCGGGCCCAATCGCTCACACGTATCGGCCGGTTGCCCGATTGCGTGGTCGCCTGCGTTGGCGGCGGCAGCAATGCAGCCGGCATGTTCTATCCGTTCGTTGGCGACACCAGCGTCAAACTGATCGGCGTCGAAGCCGGCGGCCGCAGCAGCCGCCCTGGCGATCACGCGTCGCCGTTGAGTTACGGCACACCCGGAATTCTGCACGGCAGCTTCAGCTACGTCATGCAGGATGAAGATGGCCAGACTTGCGACGTCCATTCGATCTCGGCAGGGCTCGATTATCCGGGCGTTGGCCCCGAGCACAGCTATTGGAAAGACGCCGGCCGAGTGAGCTACACCGCTTGCGAAGACGACGATGCCCTCCGCGGCTTCGATGCACTGGCGCAGTGCGAAGGGATTCTGCCCGCGCTCGAAAGTTCGCACGCGGTTGCTCATGCGATGAAAGTCGCGGCCACGATGAAGAAGGAACAAACGCTCGTCGTTTGCCTTTCCGGCCGCGGCGATAAAGACGCGGCGGAGATTACTCGGCTGCGTGGTTAG
- the mutM gene encoding DNA-formamidopyrimidine glycosylase: MPELPEVETMRRGILGIVGGKVKTATPLPSPRKPIRLEPATEAMNAAIVGKKILAVDRLGKRVVVRIAGDQSLVFEPRMTGLVLLADPPSEEHLRFRLDLTGCAVKSIFYWDRRGLGSVRLLSNERLAAELNNNKLGPDALVISAVELQERLGTSQRAIKVALLDQKAVAGVGNLYASEILHLAGIHPAKACKKLKAADWQEIHRRLLEVLHLAIEHEGSTLSDGTYRNALNQEGGYQNQHRVYDRAGEVCRLCAKHEIVRIVQAQRATFFCPNCQRGRVPKKNA, from the coding sequence ATGCCTGAATTGCCTGAAGTTGAAACGATGCGCCGCGGCATACTCGGGATCGTTGGCGGCAAGGTGAAAACCGCCACTCCCCTGCCCTCCCCTCGCAAGCCGATTCGGTTGGAGCCGGCCACCGAGGCGATGAATGCGGCGATTGTGGGCAAGAAGATTTTGGCCGTTGACCGCTTGGGCAAGCGAGTTGTCGTGCGAATTGCGGGGGATCAATCGCTGGTCTTTGAACCGCGGATGACTGGCCTGGTTTTGCTCGCCGATCCGCCGTCGGAGGAGCATTTGCGGTTCAGGCTTGATCTCACCGGCTGCGCAGTGAAGTCGATCTTCTATTGGGATCGCCGCGGCCTTGGCAGCGTACGGTTGCTCAGCAACGAACGACTCGCCGCTGAGTTGAACAACAACAAGCTTGGTCCCGATGCACTGGTCATCTCAGCCGTCGAACTGCAAGAGCGTTTGGGCACCAGCCAACGAGCCATCAAAGTTGCGCTGCTCGATCAAAAAGCCGTCGCCGGCGTGGGCAACTTATATGCGTCCGAAATCCTGCATCTCGCCGGCATTCATCCCGCGAAAGCCTGTAAAAAGCTCAAAGCCGCCGATTGGCAGGAGATTCATCGGCGACTGTTGGAAGTGCTCCACCTCGCGATCGAGCACGAGGGCTCGACCCTTTCCGACGGCACCTATCGCAACGCCCTCAACCAGGAGGGCGGCTATCAAAATCAGCATCGCGTGTACGATCGCGCGGGGGAAGTCTGTCGTCTTTGTGCGAAGCACGAGATTGTCCGCATTGTGCAAGCACAGCGAGCAACGTTTTTCTGCCCGAATTGTCAGCGTGGCCGAGTGCCTAAGAAAAACGCGTAG
- a CDS encoding 3-hydroxyacyl-ACP dehydratase FabZ family protein yields the protein MSLAEILAAIPHRPPMLLLDEIVSRSEKTITCRKTFRPDEFFFQGHYPEFALVPGVILCEAAMQAGAIILSGVAKGDSLPVVGRLSDVKFKSMIRPGDMIDIEATLDERVSAAYFLSGKITHQGKVACTLKFVVTLAPKQ from the coding sequence ATGTCGCTCGCCGAAATCCTCGCTGCCATTCCACATCGCCCGCCGATGCTGTTGCTCGACGAAATCGTGTCGCGATCGGAGAAGACCATCACCTGCCGCAAAACTTTTCGGCCGGATGAGTTCTTCTTCCAAGGGCACTACCCCGAGTTCGCACTCGTGCCGGGTGTGATCTTGTGCGAAGCAGCCATGCAAGCCGGCGCGATCATCCTGAGCGGTGTCGCCAAGGGCGACTCGTTGCCAGTGGTGGGCCGCTTGAGCGATGTGAAGTTCAAATCGATGATTCGCCCCGGCGATATGATCGATATCGAAGCCACTCTCGATGAACGCGTCAGCGCCGCGTATTTCCTTTCCGGCAAGATCACACACCAAGGCAAAGTAGCCTGCACACTGAAGTTCGTGGTCACCCTCGCTCCCAAACAATAG
- a CDS encoding enoyl-ACP reductase FabI, whose translation MPAGSNDYLGLAGKRFVVLGVANKKSVAWHVASGLESCGATVVYVVRSEERKASLAKLLAGRTIFVCDVEFEEQIQKLRDDLTATGEKFDGLLHSIAFADYSDGMKPFHETPKRAFLRAMDISCYSLMAVSNALKDLLTPTASVVAVSISTTRMASENYGYMAPIKAALESSLAFLAKSFSRFSQIRFNAVGPSLLKTSASAGIPGYIDSYLYAEQVIPRKEALQTEEAASAIVFLLSPRSSGIQAQNLIVDAGMSINYFDAEIVQRAMKPA comes from the coding sequence ATGCCTGCAGGATCGAACGACTATCTGGGATTAGCCGGCAAACGCTTTGTCGTTTTGGGCGTCGCGAATAAAAAGAGCGTGGCCTGGCATGTGGCTTCGGGCTTAGAAAGCTGCGGCGCGACGGTTGTTTATGTCGTCCGGAGCGAAGAACGCAAGGCGAGCCTCGCGAAGTTGCTCGCCGGCCGGACGATCTTTGTGTGCGATGTCGAGTTCGAAGAGCAGATCCAAAAGCTGCGGGACGATTTGACCGCCACGGGCGAGAAGTTCGACGGGCTGCTGCATTCCATCGCCTTCGCCGATTACAGCGACGGGATGAAGCCGTTTCACGAAACGCCGAAGCGGGCGTTTTTGCGAGCGATGGATATTTCCTGCTATTCGCTGATGGCCGTCAGCAACGCGCTGAAGGATCTACTCACGCCCACCGCGAGCGTGGTCGCAGTCTCAATCTCGACGACCCGCATGGCCAGCGAAAACTACGGCTACATGGCGCCGATCAAGGCGGCCCTCGAATCATCGCTGGCGTTTCTCGCGAAGTCGTTCAGCCGATTTTCGCAGATCCGCTTCAATGCCGTCGGGCCGTCGCTGCTGAAGACGAGCGCCTCGGCGGGCATTCCGGGCTACATCGATTCGTACCTCTACGCCGAGCAAGTCATTCCGCGCAAAGAAGCCTTGCAGACCGAAGAAGCTGCGAGCGCCATCGTGTTTTTGCTCAGTCCGCGTTCGTCGGGCATTCAGGCTCAAAATCTGATCGTCGATGCCGGCATGAGCATCAATTATTTCGACGCCGAGATCGTTCAGCGCGCGATGAAACCCGCATAA
- a CDS encoding ABC transporter ATP-binding protein, with protein MPVISVKSLAKSYRVYQKAEGLMASVKGLFHREYREVQAVKDVSLQVERGEFVAFLGPNGAGKTTTLKLLSGVIYPSAGEAQVMGFVPWERKLEYRRRFALVMGQKNQLWWDLPAGESFRLHQQIYRIEPTEYQKTLDELCELLDIGRLLKQPVRELSLGERMKMELTAALLHSPEVLFLDEPTIGLDVVAQHRIQQFLKTYQEERQITVLLTSHYMKDVAALCKRVVIIAQGEIKYDGSLSGIVDRFSGQKLITLQLAGEESEKGLEQFGQIVSVDLPKVKIRIPRAEVPRALAAILAQRTIEDVVVEDPPLEEVIASMFSEVGAS; from the coding sequence ATGCCCGTCATCTCTGTTAAGTCCCTCGCCAAGTCCTATCGCGTTTATCAAAAAGCCGAAGGGCTGATGGCGTCGGTAAAGGGGCTGTTTCATCGCGAGTACCGCGAAGTACAAGCCGTGAAAGACGTCAGCCTGCAAGTCGAGCGCGGCGAGTTCGTCGCCTTCCTCGGGCCCAATGGCGCTGGCAAAACCACTACGCTCAAATTGCTGTCCGGCGTGATCTATCCATCGGCGGGCGAAGCCCAGGTGATGGGCTTCGTGCCGTGGGAAAGAAAGCTGGAATACCGTCGCCGTTTTGCGTTGGTCATGGGGCAAAAAAATCAGCTCTGGTGGGATCTACCTGCCGGCGAGTCGTTCCGCCTGCATCAGCAGATCTATCGCATCGAACCCACCGAGTATCAAAAGACGCTCGACGAACTTTGCGAACTGCTCGACATCGGCCGACTCCTCAAACAGCCCGTCCGCGAACTCTCGCTCGGCGAGCGGATGAAAATGGAGCTAACCGCTGCGCTCCTTCACTCGCCGGAAGTTCTCTTTCTGGACGAACCGACGATCGGCCTCGACGTCGTCGCCCAACATCGCATTCAGCAGTTCCTGAAAACGTATCAGGAAGAGCGTCAAATCACCGTTCTCCTCACCAGCCATTACATGAAGGACGTCGCTGCACTTTGCAAGCGCGTCGTGATCATCGCTCAGGGTGAAATCAAATACGACGGCAGCCTCAGCGGCATCGTCGATCGCTTCAGCGGGCAGAAACTGATCACGCTGCAACTTGCTGGCGAAGAATCCGAAAAGGGACTCGAGCAATTCGGTCAGATTGTGAGTGTCGATCTGCCGAAAGTCAAAATCCGCATCCCTCGCGCCGAAGTCCCTCGCGCTCTCGCTGCGATCCTGGCTCAGCGGACCATCGAAGACGTTGTGGTTGAAGATCCACCGCTTGAGGAAGTCATCGCGTCGATGTTTTCGGAAGTTGGCGCCAGCTAA